In the genome of Vibrio sp. NTOU-M3, one region contains:
- the hisD gene encoding histidinol dehydrogenase, whose translation MRTVVWQSLSETQQDSILERPAITEGANITAAVSEVIAKVRKEGDAALLELTEKFDRVKPESIRVSVQEIDEASARLSEKMKSALEQAYENITKFHKAQKPLPIKVETQPGILCEQVTRPIQKVGLYIPGGSAPLPSTVLMLGVPAKIAGCRKVVLCSPPPIADEILYVAKLCGIDEVYNVGGGQAVAAMAYGTETVSKVDKIFGPGNAYVTEAKRQVSNDFRGAAIDMPAGPSEVLVIADETADPDFIAADLLSQAEHGPDSQVVLVTPSPVIADQVTDAVQRQLKELSRADIAEQALASSLIIIAESLTQSVSISNYYGPEHLIVQTKNPRELLPLLDNAGSIFLGDWSPESAGDYASGTNHVLPTYGYTRTYSSLGLADFSKRMTIQELSADGLKNLAPTVVTMAEAEGLDAHKRAVTIRVEKLAAK comes from the coding sequence ATGAGAACAGTCGTATGGCAATCGCTAAGTGAAACGCAGCAAGACTCAATCCTAGAACGTCCTGCAATTACTGAAGGTGCGAATATCACTGCCGCGGTTTCTGAAGTAATCGCAAAAGTTCGCAAAGAAGGCGATGCTGCACTATTGGAGCTGACGGAGAAGTTTGACCGTGTGAAACCGGAATCCATCCGTGTTTCCGTTCAAGAAATCGATGAAGCGTCAGCGCGTCTTTCTGAAAAGATGAAAAGCGCATTAGAGCAAGCGTATGAAAACATCACTAAGTTTCACAAAGCGCAAAAGCCACTGCCAATCAAAGTAGAAACTCAACCGGGTATACTTTGTGAGCAGGTAACGCGCCCAATTCAAAAAGTGGGTTTGTACATTCCCGGTGGCAGTGCGCCATTACCATCGACTGTTTTAATGCTTGGTGTTCCTGCAAAAATTGCGGGTTGCCGTAAAGTGGTGCTTTGCTCTCCACCACCAATTGCTGATGAGATCCTTTATGTAGCAAAATTGTGTGGTATTGATGAAGTATACAACGTCGGCGGTGGTCAAGCCGTCGCTGCGATGGCTTATGGAACAGAAACCGTATCCAAAGTTGATAAGATCTTTGGCCCGGGTAATGCCTATGTTACGGAAGCAAAACGTCAGGTAAGTAATGATTTCCGTGGCGCAGCGATTGATATGCCAGCAGGCCCATCAGAAGTGTTAGTGATTGCCGATGAAACCGCAGACCCAGACTTCATTGCTGCAGATCTTCTAAGCCAAGCGGAGCACGGCCCTGATTCTCAAGTGGTATTGGTGACACCTTCACCTGTGATTGCGGATCAAGTGACGGACGCGGTTCAACGCCAACTTAAAGAACTGTCGCGTGCGGATATTGCCGAGCAAGCATTAGCTTCAAGCTTGATTATTATCGCCGAGTCTCTGACTCAATCGGTTTCCATCTCGAACTACTACGGTCCTGAGCACTTAATTGTTCAGACTAAGAATCCACGCGAGCTTCTGCCTCTATTAGACAACGCAGGTTCTATCTTCCTTGGTGATTGGTCGCCTGAATCTGCAGGTGATTACGCATCGGGCACCAACCACGTTCTTCCTACTTACGGTTACACACGTACTTATTCAAGCTTAGGTTTGGCGGATTTCTCTAAGCGTATGACGATTCAAGAACTGTCTGCTGATGGTCTAAAGAACCTTGCACCAACGGTGGTCACCATGGCTGAAGCGGAAGGCTTGGATGCACACAAACGTGCAGTGACGATCCGTGTAGAAAAACTGGCAGCTAAGTAA
- a CDS encoding H-NS family nucleoid-associated regulatory protein — protein MSELTKTLLNIRSLRAFARELTLEQLEEALDKLTTVVQERKDAYEEERAEREAQEAKLAAIAEQITSDGIDVEALISALSGENKAKGKAKSKRAPRPAKYKYTDTNGEEKTWTGQGRTPSAIQEQLDAGKSLDDFLI, from the coding sequence ATGTCGGAATTAACCAAAACATTATTGAATATTCGCAGCTTGCGCGCTTTTGCTCGTGAACTGACCTTAGAGCAATTAGAAGAAGCATTGGACAAATTAACTACTGTTGTTCAAGAACGCAAAGATGCTTATGAAGAAGAACGTGCGGAACGTGAAGCACAAGAAGCTAAATTAGCAGCTATTGCAGAACAAATTACAAGTGACGGTATTGATGTTGAAGCTTTAATTTCTGCTCTTTCTGGTGAAAACAAAGCAAAAGGTAAAGCTAAGTCAAAACGCGCTCCTCGTCCAGCTAAGTACAAATACACTGATACTAATGGCGAAGAGAAAACTTGGACAGGTCAAGGCCGTACGCCTTCAGCAATCCAAGAGCAATTAGACGCTGGCAAATCTCTAGATGATTTCCTCATCTAA
- a CDS encoding inosine/guanosine kinase, with protein MKFPGQRKSKHYFPVHARDPLVSQSQESKKMSRTHIIGIDQTLVDIEAKVSSELIEKYNLSKGHSLVIDDATAEALYNELKDQQLITNEYAGGTIGNTLHNYSVLADDRSTLLGVMSQDIKIGSYGYRYLCNTSSRMDLNYLQGVEGAIGRCFALITEDGERTFAISEGQMNQLHADNIPEKIFKTASALVLTAYLVRCKEGDPMPEATMRAIEYAKKHDVPVVLTLGTKFVIQDDPEFWREFLRDHVTVVAMNEDEAEALTGESDPLAASDKALDWVDLVLCTAGPVGLFMAGYTEDSAKRETSLPLLPGCIAEFNRYEFSRPASKASCETPIKIYSHISPYMGGPEKIKNTNGAGDAALSALLHDMAANKYHKENVPNSSKHTYSFLTYSSFSQVCKYSNRASYEVLVQHSPRLSRGLPEREDSLEEAYWER; from the coding sequence ATGAAATTTCCTGGCCAACGTAAATCGAAGCACTACTTTCCGGTTCACGCTCGCGACCCATTAGTCAGTCAGTCGCAAGAAAGCAAAAAAATGTCTCGTACTCATATTATCGGTATTGACCAAACTTTGGTGGATATTGAAGCAAAAGTGAGTTCAGAGCTTATCGAAAAATACAATTTGAGTAAGGGACACTCTTTAGTTATTGATGATGCGACTGCAGAAGCTTTGTATAACGAGCTAAAAGATCAGCAACTCATTACCAACGAGTATGCAGGCGGTACAATAGGAAATACCCTTCATAATTATTCTGTATTAGCAGATGATCGTTCTACTTTGTTAGGTGTTATGAGCCAAGATATTAAGATTGGCAGCTATGGTTATCGTTATTTATGCAACACATCTAGCCGAATGGATTTAAATTACCTCCAAGGGGTGGAAGGTGCTATTGGTCGTTGTTTTGCGTTAATAACTGAAGATGGTGAGCGAACGTTTGCGATTAGTGAAGGGCAAATGAACCAACTTCATGCGGATAATATTCCAGAGAAAATTTTTAAAACTGCATCAGCTTTAGTTTTAACGGCTTATTTGGTTCGTTGTAAAGAGGGCGATCCAATGCCTGAAGCGACAATGCGAGCAATTGAATATGCTAAAAAACATGATGTTCCAGTTGTTCTAACCCTAGGTACAAAATTTGTTATTCAGGACGACCCGGAGTTTTGGCGTGAATTTTTGCGAGATCATGTCACTGTTGTTGCCATGAATGAAGATGAAGCAGAAGCATTAACTGGAGAGTCTGACCCTCTTGCTGCGTCAGATAAAGCACTAGACTGGGTTGATCTGGTCCTATGTACTGCTGGTCCAGTTGGTTTATTTATGGCGGGTTATACAGAAGATTCAGCAAAACGTGAAACATCGCTGCCATTATTGCCAGGGTGTATCGCTGAATTTAACCGTTATGAATTCAGCCGACCTGCATCAAAAGCAAGTTGTGAAACGCCTATTAAGATCTATTCGCATATTTCTCCTTATATGGGTGGCCCAGAAAAGATAAAAAATACAAATGGAGCAGGGGATGCGGCATTATCCGCACTGTTGCATGATATGGCTGCAAATAAATATCATAAAGAGAACGTTCCCAATTCAAGTAAACATACATACTCATTTCTAACTTATTCATCATTTTCACAAGTTTGTAAATATTCAAACCGTGCTAGCTATGAAGTGTTAGTTCAGCATTCGCCAAGATTATCGCGTGGTCTGCCAGAACGTGAAGATAGTCTCGAAGAGGCATATTGGGAAAGATAA
- a CDS encoding Na+/H+ antiporter NhaC family protein, whose product MNLIDFASSPYSLLPPLVALSLAIITRRVLLSLGVGITLGAVLLNDYSFTHSLSYISSTVSSVFVEDGGLNTWNMSIVGFLLLLGMMTALLTLSGGTRAFAEWAQSRVKSKRGSKLLAAFLGVFIFVDDYFNSLAVGAISRPVTDRFYVSRAKLAYILDSTAAPMCVVMPASSWGAYIMTIIGGILVSHGITEYSALGAYLRLVPMNFYAIFALLMVFAVAWFSLDVGKMREHEISASQGRGFDHDLENDTQEAHDLNEELDIVESEKGKVSDLVLPIVFLIAATVASMMYTGGQALAADGIAFNMLGAFENTDVGTSLIYGGLVGLFVALFTVVKQGLPAKDISRTLWIGAKSMFGAILILIFAWTIGSVIGDMNTGKYLSTLAQGNINPHWLPVILFLLSGLMAFSTGTSWGTFGIMLPIAGDMAGATDLALMLPMLSAVLAGSVFGDHCSPISDTTILSSTGARCNHIDHVATQLPYALSVALVSCIGFIVLGMTASVGLAFAAASLTFIAVCVVLSMLSKSKIESAHI is encoded by the coding sequence ATGAATTTAATTGATTTTGCATCATCCCCTTACTCGCTTTTGCCACCGTTAGTGGCACTTAGTCTCGCAATCATTACTCGTCGAGTTTTACTTTCACTTGGTGTGGGTATTACGCTAGGAGCCGTTCTCCTTAATGATTATTCATTTACTCATTCTCTAAGTTATATTAGTTCGACCGTATCAAGTGTATTTGTTGAAGATGGCGGATTGAATACTTGGAATATGAGTATCGTCGGCTTTTTGCTATTACTTGGTATGATGACCGCATTGCTTACGTTGTCTGGCGGTACTCGTGCATTTGCTGAGTGGGCTCAGTCGCGCGTTAAAAGTAAACGTGGCTCTAAACTTCTTGCTGCCTTTTTAGGCGTATTCATTTTCGTCGACGATTACTTTAACAGCTTGGCTGTTGGTGCTATTTCTCGCCCTGTCACTGACCGTTTTTACGTTTCTCGTGCCAAACTTGCATATATCCTTGATTCAACTGCCGCACCTATGTGTGTTGTGATGCCAGCTTCAAGCTGGGGGGCATACATCATGACGATTATTGGTGGCATCCTAGTTTCACACGGTATCACTGAATACTCTGCACTAGGTGCATATTTACGTTTGGTGCCAATGAATTTCTACGCTATTTTCGCTTTGTTGATGGTGTTCGCCGTTGCATGGTTCAGCCTTGATGTCGGTAAAATGCGAGAGCATGAAATCTCTGCTTCTCAAGGTCGAGGTTTTGATCACGACTTAGAGAATGATACTCAAGAAGCGCACGATCTAAATGAAGAATTAGATATCGTGGAAAGTGAAAAGGGCAAAGTTTCCGATTTAGTTTTACCAATTGTATTCTTAATTGCAGCTACCGTTGCTTCGATGATGTACACCGGTGGACAAGCATTGGCGGCTGATGGTATCGCCTTTAATATGCTAGGTGCATTTGAAAATACAGATGTTGGTACTTCGTTGATTTATGGCGGTTTGGTTGGATTATTTGTTGCTTTATTTACAGTAGTCAAACAAGGGTTACCTGCAAAAGATATTTCACGCACGTTATGGATTGGTGCGAAGTCTATGTTCGGCGCGATTTTGATTCTGATTTTTGCTTGGACAATTGGCTCAGTAATTGGAGACATGAATACAGGTAAATACCTGTCGACCTTAGCGCAAGGTAACATCAATCCACATTGGTTGCCTGTCATTCTATTCCTACTTTCTGGATTAATGGCGTTTTCGACGGGTACGTCTTGGGGAACATTTGGCATTATGTTGCCAATCGCTGGTGATATGGCTGGTGCTACAGATCTTGCGTTAATGCTTCCTATGTTAAGTGCGGTACTTGCAGGTTCGGTATTTGGTGATCATTGTTCGCCAATTTCGGATACAACTATTTTGTCGTCAACGGGTGCTCGTTGTAACCATATCGACCACGTGGCGACTCAGCTACCCTATGCACTTTCTGTCGCATTAGTATCGTGTATCGGGTTTATTGTTTTAGGAATGACAGCTTCTGTTGGTCTTGCTTTTGCTGCTGCTTCTTTAACATTTATTGCTGTATGTGTCGTACTTTCTATGCTTTCTAAGTCTAAAATTGAAAGTGCTCATATATAG
- the mnmA gene encoding tRNA 2-thiouridine(34) synthase MnmA: MSENRSDNSQKKVIVGMSGGVDSSVSAYLLKQQGYQVEGLFMKNWEEDDNEEYCTAAEDLADAQAVCDKLGIHLHTINFAAEYWDNVFEYFLAEYKAGRTPNPDILCNKEIKFKAFLEFADEVLDADYIAMGHYVRRSFPEQDEKPQMLRGIDSNKDQSYFLYTLSHEQIARSLFPVGELEKPEVRRIAEEQGLITAKKKDSTGICFIGERKFTDFLSRYLPAQPGKIETPEGNVIGEHQGLMYHTLGQRKGLHIGGQKGGGGNEEPWYVADKDLKRNVLIAVQGADHPLLKSQGLVASQLHWVNREAIKEPMKCTVKTRYRQTDIPCTIIPVDDENIKVIFDEPQVAVTPGQSAVFYKDEVCLGGGIIEERI; this comes from the coding sequence ATGTCCGAAAACCGTTCTGACAACAGTCAAAAGAAAGTTATTGTAGGTATGTCTGGTGGCGTAGACTCATCCGTTTCCGCTTATCTTCTTAAACAACAAGGCTATCAAGTTGAAGGCTTGTTTATGAAGAACTGGGAAGAAGATGATAACGAAGAATACTGTACAGCTGCTGAAGATCTTGCTGATGCACAAGCGGTTTGCGACAAACTTGGTATTCATTTGCACACAATAAATTTTGCTGCGGAATACTGGGACAACGTATTTGAATACTTCCTAGCTGAATATAAAGCAGGCAGAACACCCAACCCAGACATTCTTTGTAACAAAGAAATCAAGTTTAAAGCATTTCTTGAGTTTGCAGACGAAGTGCTAGATGCCGATTATATTGCTATGGGTCACTATGTGCGTCGTTCATTCCCAGAGCAGGATGAAAAACCACAAATGCTGCGTGGTATTGATAGCAATAAAGATCAAAGCTACTTCTTATATACGCTAAGCCACGAGCAAATTGCACGTAGCCTCTTCCCTGTTGGAGAGCTAGAGAAACCAGAAGTGCGTCGCATCGCGGAAGAGCAAGGTTTAATTACTGCGAAGAAGAAAGACTCAACAGGTATTTGTTTTATTGGTGAGCGCAAATTTACAGACTTCTTATCTCGCTATTTGCCTGCTCAGCCGGGCAAAATCGAAACACCTGAAGGCAATGTTATTGGCGAACACCAAGGATTGATGTACCACACGTTAGGTCAACGAAAAGGCCTGCACATAGGTGGACAAAAAGGCGGTGGCGGTAACGAAGAACCATGGTATGTCGCAGATAAAGATCTGAAACGTAACGTGCTTATTGCCGTTCAAGGTGCTGATCATCCGTTATTAAAGTCCCAAGGGCTGGTTGCATCACAACTACATTGGGTCAACCGTGAAGCCATTAAAGAACCAATGAAATGCACGGTTAAAACACGCTACCGTCAGACTGATATTCCTTGTACGATCATCCCTGTTGATGATGAGAACATCAAAGTGATCTTTGATGAGCCACAAGTTGCGGTAACGCCGGGACAGTCAGCTGTATTTTACAAAGATGAAGTTTGCCTCGGTGGCGGCATCATCGAAGAACGAATTTAA
- the hisG gene encoding ATP phosphoribosyltransferase, whose protein sequence is MQTQRLRIAIQKKGRLSKESQALLKKCGVKFNVMGERLVVHSENMPIDLLLVRDDDIPGLIMDGVVDLGFIGENELEEVRLDRKALGEPYEFFQLRRLDFGGCRLSIAIDKDEEYNGPQDLAGKRIATTYPQLLKAYMDEAGVPFSTCMLTGSVEVAPRAGLADAIADLVSTGATLEANGLKEAEIIFKSKATLIQRTGEFDADKVALIEKLLTRMQGVQQAKESKYIMLHAPAEKLDQIKALLPGAEDPTVLPLSADKQKVAVHLVSTENLFWETMEQLKELGASSILVLPIEKMME, encoded by the coding sequence ATGCAAACACAACGCCTAAGAATCGCAATTCAAAAGAAAGGTCGCCTAAGTAAAGAAAGCCAAGCGCTATTAAAAAAGTGTGGCGTGAAATTCAACGTAATGGGTGAGCGTCTAGTGGTTCACTCAGAAAACATGCCAATTGATTTGCTTTTGGTTCGTGATGACGACATCCCTGGTCTGATTATGGATGGCGTAGTAGACCTTGGCTTTATCGGTGAAAATGAACTGGAAGAAGTTCGTCTAGATCGTAAAGCGTTGGGTGAACCGTATGAATTTTTTCAACTTCGTCGCCTTGATTTCGGTGGCTGCCGTTTGTCTATCGCAATCGACAAAGACGAAGAGTACAACGGCCCTCAAGATCTCGCAGGCAAACGTATCGCTACGACATACCCACAACTGCTGAAAGCCTACATGGATGAAGCGGGCGTTCCATTCTCAACATGTATGCTGACAGGCTCTGTAGAAGTTGCCCCTCGTGCGGGTCTTGCTGATGCGATCGCTGACTTGGTTTCTACAGGTGCAACGCTGGAGGCTAACGGTCTTAAAGAAGCTGAAATTATCTTCAAATCAAAAGCGACACTGATTCAACGCACTGGTGAGTTCGACGCAGACAAAGTGGCGCTAATCGAAAAGCTGTTAACTCGTATGCAAGGCGTACAGCAAGCCAAAGAGTCTAAGTACATCATGCTACATGCGCCAGCTGAGAAGCTAGACCAAATCAAAGCACTACTGCCAGGTGCGGAAGATCCGACTGTGTTACCTCTGTCTGCCGACAAGCAAAAAGTTGCGGTTCATTTGGTAAGTACTGAAAACCTGTTCTGGGAAACCATGGAACAACTAAAAGAACTGGGTGCGAGCTCAATTCTAGTACTACCAATTGAGAAAATGATGGAGTAA